In one Palaemon carinicauda isolate YSFRI2023 chromosome 25, ASM3689809v2, whole genome shotgun sequence genomic region, the following are encoded:
- the LOC137618988 gene encoding uncharacterized protein, which yields MNALGRNAYEQNIRRLMSYMIWNLHSEEQIKEKVVGDFNGYEYTQCRCEEKNDKVKKEKETGRVEKEKKEEAGMEKKKNKKKIERLEKELLHHHNQKEKETGRVEKEKKEEAGMEKKKNKKKIVRLEKELLHHHNQKEKENGREEKEKMKEDEKEKQEKEKIRTGQPLNGTFIEQEIVDHLNNGTPPWDRENHSIPRQRKCDSVMVVHHNNPKMPIQVFGLKWEEFLKDRKEREEEYHKKNERSQEEEQAKKTTDPNRQKEQEEIIARLNIEIKRLGFRIEILHERVVKCFRNKRKEIKRLQKELRREDKINARLNPPLS from the exons ATGAACGCTCTAGGTCGTAATGCTTACGAGCAAAACATACGACGGTTAATGAGTTATATGATATGGAATCTCCACAGCGAAGAGCAAATAAAGGAGAAAGTAGTTGGAGATTTTAATGGCTATGAATACACCCAATGTCGGTGTGAAGAGAAAAACGACAAAGTCAaa aaagagaaggagactGGAAGggtggagaaggagaaaaaggaggaggctggaatggagaagaagaagaataaaaagaaaatcgaaagacttgaaaaggagcttctacatcatcataatcagaaagagaaggagactGGAAGggtggagaaggagaaaaaggaggaggctggaatggagaagaagaagaataaaaagaaaatcgtaaGACtcgaaaaggagcttctacatcatcataatcagaaagagaaggaaaatggaagggaggagaaggagaaaatgaAGGAGGatgaaaaggagaagcaggagaaggaaa AGATCAGAACAGGGCAACCACTCAATGGAACCTTCATTGAACAAGAAATCGTTGATCATCTAAACAATGGCACTCCCCCATGGGATAGAGAAAATCACTCCATTCCTAGGCAGCGTAAATGTGACTCGGTTATGGTGGTCCATCACAATAACCCAAAAATGCCCATCCAAGTCTTCGGTTTAAA GTGGGAAGAGTTTCTGAAAGATaggaaggaaagggaggaggagtatcacaagaagaatgaaaggagtcaggaggaagagcaggcgaagaagacaactgaccctaatcgtcaaaaggaacaagaggagataatagcaagattgaatatagaaattaagcgTTTAGGATTTCGTATAGAGATTCTTCACGAAAGAGTGGTCAAATGCTTTAGAAACAAGCGCAAAGAAATCAAAAGGCTTCAAAAGGAGCTCCGACGAGAAGATAAAATTAACGCTCGTTTG aatcctcccctttcttaa